A single genomic interval of Zingiber officinale cultivar Zhangliang chromosome 4A, Zo_v1.1, whole genome shotgun sequence harbors:
- the LOC121973273 gene encoding rRNA-processing protein FCF1-like → MGRVKKGPKFAVTKKLIGPKTLRKYKEEVLNPKKKDLEKGKLPCNVPGVSSALVFTYNAAICPPYRVIVDTNFINFSIQNKLDLEKGMMDCLYANCTPCITDCVMAELEKLGQKYRVALR, encoded by the exons ATGGGGCGAGTGAAGAAAGGTCCTAAGTTTGCTGTCACGAAGAAGCTTATCGGTCCTAAAACCCTCAGGAA gtacAAGGAAGAGGTGTTGAATCCTAAAAAGAAGGATCTTGAAAAGGGGAAACTTCCTTGCAATGT GCCGGGCGTTTCCTCTGCATTGGTCTTCACATACAACGCTGCTATTTGCCCACCTTATAGGGTTATTGTGGACACCAATTTCATTAACTTCTCTATCCAAAATAAG TTGGATTTGGAGAAAGGCATGATGGATTGCCTCTATGCTAACT GCACTCCATGCATCACAGATTGTGTTATGGCTGAGCTTGAAAAGTTGGGACAGAAGTATCGTGTGGCTTTAAggtaa